A genome region from Dreissena polymorpha isolate Duluth1 chromosome 16, UMN_Dpol_1.0, whole genome shotgun sequence includes the following:
- the LOC127863040 gene encoding hippocalcin-like protein 1, translating into MRIKKMKWAFDVYDKDRSNTIDRHEMRLIVRAVADVVTVELFLGDDTPDAFADRLFEEADENKDGKITFEEFRKAAEHNDTLVNMLLPAPV; encoded by the exons ATGAGAATAAAGAAAATGAAATGGGCCTTTGACGTTTATGACAAGGACAGGAGTAACACTATAGACCGCCATGAGATGCGTCTTATCGTCCGg GCCGTTGCAGACGTGGTAACAGTCGAATTGTTTCTCGGTGACGACACACCAGACGCGTTTGCTGATCGTCTCTTCGAAGAAGCAGACGAAAACAAGGACGGCAAGATAACGTTCGAGGAGTTCCGAAAAGCTGCCGAACACAACGACACGCTTGTGAACATGTTACTTCCCGCACCAGTATGA
- the LOC127863038 gene encoding hippocalcin-like protein 1 isoform X1 has translation MGNASTRPKGKYLNEIISKCTNLEIDDAVQIFKDFQRQSGGKGKLSEDDFVKVYIEAFHGKSEIAALARNIFHSFDTNHNGFVEFEEFVVGLSVTEACLVEADQEMRIKKMKWAFDVYDKDRSNTIDRHEMRIIVRAVADVVTVELFLGDETPDEFADRLFKEADENNDGKITFEEFKRAAEHNDTLVNMLLPAPV, from the exons ATGGGTAACGCAAGTACGCGACCAAAGGGAAAATACTTAAACGAAATCATTTCAAAATGTACGAACTTGGAAATCGACGACGCCGTTCAAATCTTCAAGGATTTCCAGCGGCAATCAGGGGGAAAAGGCAAGCTTAGTGAAGACGATTTTGTTAAAGTCTACATTGAAGCTTTTCACGGAAAGAGCGAAATTGCCGCTCTTGCAAGAAACATCTTCCATTCTTTCGATACAAACCATAATGGTTTCGTGGAGTTTGAGGAATTCGTTGTCGGGCTGAGCGTCACGGAAGCATGTCTTGTGGAAGCGGACCAAGAGATGAGAATAAAGAAAATGAAATGGGCCTTTGACGTTTATGACAAAGACAGGAGTAACACTATAGACCGCCATGAGATGCGTATTATCGTACGG GCCGTTGCAGACGTGGTAACAGTCGAATTGTTTCTCGGTGACGAGACACCAGACGAGTTTGCTGATCGTCTTTTCAAAGAAGCAGACGAAAACAATGACGGCAAGATAACGTTCGAGGAGTTCAAAAGGGCTGCCGAACACAACGATACGCTTGTGAACATGTTACTTCCCGCACCAGTATGA